The Prinia subflava isolate CZ2003 ecotype Zambia chromosome 5, Cam_Psub_1.2, whole genome shotgun sequence genome window below encodes:
- the LOC134550590 gene encoding fibrinogen-like protein 1-like protein isoform X1, whose product MACQKQSLERKGEIFQRWEEPTLTETYHIEAQHFKTFLLQDFCTRSHKYCHFQFQPVLQLLLQEERKMPLRSSAGFLLLLLSQCTVSLGTTEAVVLANAHLLPQRDYERLGNANEKDYPRDCFEILQRSKGNSRDGLYIIQPKEESIVVFCNMQDGGWTVIQHITANSTVDFDRTWQDYKYGFGSVHENHWLGNEYMHQLTGSSVQYVLGVKLVNLDAEVKWGQYEPFLIEGEESQYRLRVGLYKGNATDALTLDTEAYLHDNQKFTTKDRDNDNYFMNCAKLELNGIPGGGWWYDACAGANLNRRNVIYWQKDCNKQRPCKFAWMMVKPIEHHQSYPTKACPCQKVEL is encoded by the exons ATGGCTTGTCAGAAACAAAGtctggaaaggaaaggagagatcTTTCAAAGATGGGAGGAGCCAACTTTGACAGAGACTTACCATATTGAAGCTCAGCATTTCAAAACCTTTCTCCTTCAGGACTTTTGTACTAGAAGTCATAAATATTGCCATTTTCAATTCCAACCTGTGTTACAGCTAttgctgcaggaggaaaggaagatgCCATTGAGGAGCTCAGCAggattcctgctgctcttgctcTCTCAATGCACTGTGtccctgggcaccacagaggCAGTGGTCCTGGCTAACGCCCACCTTCTCCCCCAAAGAGACTATGAGAGACTGGGAAACGCCAATGAAAAAG ACTATCCAAGGGACTGTTTTGAGATTTTACAGCGCTCCAAAGGAAATTCCAGAGATGGCCTTTACATTATCCAGCCAAAAGAGGAATCAATTGTTGTTTTTTGTAACATGCAGGATGGTGGCTGGACAGTAATCCAGCACATTACAGCCAACAGTACTGTCGACTTTGACAGGACCTGGCAGGACTACAAATACGGATTTGGCTCTGTTCATGAGAACCACTGGCTAGGAAATGAGTACATGCATCAGTTAACTGGCAGCTCAGTGCAATATGTACTTGGAGTTAAACTTGTAAATCTAGATGCTGAAGTCAAATGGGGACAGTATGAGCCATTTCTGATTGAGGGGGAAGAGTCTCAGTACCGACTCAGGGTTGGTCTTTACAAAGGCAACGCCACCGATGCGCTGACCCTGGACACAGAAGCTTATCTCCATGACAACCAGAAGTTCACCACCAAGGACAGAGACAACGACAATTACTTTATGAATTGTGCCAAACTGGAACTCAATGGCATTCCTGGGGGAGGCTGGTGGTACgatgcctgtgctggagcaaaCCTAAACCGCAGGAATGTGATATACTGGCAAAAAGACTGCAACAAGCAACGCCCGTGCAAGTTTGCATGGATGATGGTCAAACCCATCGAGCACCACCAGTCGTACCCCACCAAGGCCTGCCCCTGCCAGAAAGTTGAGCTGTAG
- the CHRM5 gene encoding muscarinic acetylcholine receptor M5: protein MEVNLFSNSTSVNSSSINHKQLEGHSLWEVITIATVTAIVSLITIVGNILVMISFKVNSQLKTVNNYYLLSLACADLIIGIFSMNLYTSYILIGHWTLGSLACDLWLALDYVASNASVMNLLVISFDRYFSITRPLTYRAKRTPKRAGIMIGMAWLISFMLWAPVILCWQYFVGERTVPPEECQIQFLYEPIITFGTAIAAFYIPVSVMTILYCRIYKETEKRTKDLAELQGSESVAEFETAKPQKTLLKSCFSCKQQNLVKRERCQASWSSSSRSTSATAKASQAASACMDWAKADQLTTCSSYASSEEEDKLATDSVFQVTYKSPSKSKAEEYNETTDVVKDQPEESDFENQKYFLSPTKEHGQKSKKCVAYKFRLVVKADGTQEANNGCRKVKITPCSAALSKDPSIKSMDPNINNQITKRKRMVLIKERKAAQTLSAILLAFILTWTPYNIMVLISTFCSDCIPLTLWHLGYWLCYVNSTVNPMCYALCNKTFRKTFKMLLFCQWRKKKVEEKLYWQGNTRLP from the coding sequence ATGGAAGTCAATTTATTCAGCAATTCTACTTCTGTAAACAGTTCATCTATCAACCATAAGCAGTTAGAAGGTCATAGCCTCTGGGAAGTCATTACTATTGCCACTGTAACTGCAATTGTAAGCTTAATAACTATAGTGGGAAATATTCTTGTCATGATATCCTTTAAGGTTAACAGTCAGCTCAAAACTGTCAACAATTATTACTTGCTCAGCCTTGCCTGTGCAGATCTCATCATTGGAATATTTTCTATGAACCTTTATACATCCTATATACTTATAGGCCATTGGACTCTTGGAAGCCTTGCCTGTGACCTGTGGCTAGCACTGGACTATGTAGCAAGCAATGCCTCAGTAATGAACCTCCTAGTCATCAGTTTTGACAGATATTTTTCCATCACAAGGCCTTTAACTTAcagggccaaacgcacaccCAAAAGAGCTGGCATCATGATTGGTATGGCTTGGCTGATTTCCTTCATGTTGTGGGCACCCGTAATCTTATGCTGGCAGTATTTTGTGGGTGAACGAACAGTACCACCTGAAGAGTGCCAGATACAGTTTCTGTATGAACCCATTATTACCTTTGGCACTGCAATTGCTGCTTTTTACATTCCAGTGTCCGTGATGACAATTCTGTACTGCCGCATTTATAAAGAGACAGAGAAACGCACCAAGGACCTCGCTGAACTGCAGGGCTCAGAGTCTGTGGCAGAGTTTGAGACAGCAAAGCCTCAGAAAACTCTCCTGAAGTCTTGCTTCAGTTGCAAGCAACAAAACTTAGTCAAAAGAGAGAGGTGTCAGGCCTCTTGGTCTTCGTCCAGTCGAAGTACGTCAGCTACAGCGAAGGCCTCCCAGGCAGCGAGTGCTTGCATGGACTGGGCTAAGGCTGACCAGTTAACCACCTGCAGCAGCTACGCATCGTCAGAAGAGGAGGATAAACTTGCCACTGACTCAGTTTTCCAAGTAACTTACAAAAGTCCATCTAAGAGTAAGGCAGAAGAGTATAATGAGACTACAGATGTTGTCAAAGACCAGCCTGAAGAAAGTGATTTTGAGAACCAGAAATACTTTTTGTCACCAACCAAAGAACACGGacaaaagagtaaaaaatgTGTGGCCTATAAGTTCCGTTTGGTGGTTAAGGCTGATGGCACCCAGGAAGCCAACAATGGTTGCCgaaaagtaaaaataactccttgttctgctgctctgtcaaAGGACCCTTCCATCAAAAGCATGGATCCAAATATCAATAACCAAATCACCAAAAGGAAACGGATGGTTCTTATAAAGGAACGCAAAGCAGCACAGACTTTAAGCGCCATTCTTTTGGCTTTTATCCTCACATGGACTCCTTATAATATCATGGTTTTGATTTCCACATTTTGTTCTGACTGCATTCCCCTGACACTGTGGCACCTTGGATATTGGCTATGCTATGTGAACAGCACTGTTAACCCCATGTGTTATGCCCTCTGTAATAAAACTTTCAGGAAGACTTTTAAGATGCTGCTTTTCTGCcagtggagaaagaaaaaagtggaaGAGAAACTATACTGGCAGGGCAATACTAGACTGCCATAA